One Pirellulaceae bacterium DNA segment encodes these proteins:
- a CDS encoding (2Fe-2S)-binding protein produces the protein MAKPPTDNFSRRSFLKGSGAAAAATALTANVAATASGQDAPATVISEKATVTLNVNGEDHEITIEPRTTLLEALRYHLDLTGAKPVSLDGSSGASTVLIDGKPAMASTTLAISTRGRKIETVESMVDDVVPKAFVDHDATQCGFCTPGFVVAVRAFLNSNPNATEEQIRAGLNGNICRCGTYANIVQAAVQVVKGGGNG, from the coding sequence ATGGCAAAACCACCGACCGATAACTTCAGCCGCCGCTCCTTTCTGAAGGGCTCCGGTGCAGCAGCAGCTGCGACGGCTCTGACCGCGAATGTTGCCGCCACGGCGAGTGGGCAGGATGCGCCCGCTACCGTGATTAGCGAAAAAGCGACGGTGACGCTTAATGTGAATGGCGAAGATCACGAAATCACCATTGAACCGCGAACGACTCTTTTAGAAGCGTTACGCTATCACCTCGACTTGACGGGCGCAAAGCCTGTCAGTTTAGATGGCAGCAGCGGAGCCAGTACCGTGTTGATTGATGGCAAGCCCGCCATGGCATCGACAACGCTGGCGATCTCCACACGAGGTCGGAAGATCGAAACAGTCGAAAGTATGGTGGATGATGTCGTACCGAAAGCTTTTGTTGACCACGATGCGACCCAATGTGGTTTTTGCACACCCGGATTTGTTGTGGCAGTGCGAGCCTTTTTGAATTCCAATCCCAATGCGACAGAAGAGCAAATCCGCGCTGGATTAAATGGCAATATCTGTCGTTGTGGCACTTACGCGAATATTGTGCAGGCCGCCGTTCAGGTGGTGAAAGGAGGCGGCAATGGCTGA
- a CDS encoding nucleotidyltransferase family protein, whose translation MYAIIPAAGHSQRMGTPKLLLPWGNRTVIDHLLEIWQASSVCRVVIVIRADDEALEAVCRCHDVDIVLPKKAPADMKQSVIHGLNHLVERYAPDSSASWLLAPADMPTLEVDVIERLIKARDKFPQSILVPTFDSQPGHPVLIPWTLASRVSQLAMNEGLNALIKRSTRQQIAMPRHQRPEDIDTPADYQRLQPRRNRHES comes from the coding sequence ATGTATGCAATCATACCCGCAGCCGGCCACTCCCAACGCATGGGAACCCCCAAACTCCTGCTGCCATGGGGTAACCGCACCGTAATCGATCACCTACTCGAAATCTGGCAGGCGAGTTCGGTTTGCCGTGTCGTCATTGTAATCCGAGCTGATGACGAAGCCTTAGAGGCCGTTTGTCGCTGTCATGACGTTGATATCGTCCTGCCGAAGAAGGCTCCCGCCGACATGAAACAGTCGGTCATTCATGGCCTAAACCATTTGGTCGAACGGTACGCGCCCGATTCATCGGCTAGTTGGCTGTTGGCGCCGGCCGACATGCCAACTCTCGAGGTTGATGTTATCGAACGGCTGATCAAAGCTCGAGACAAGTTTCCTCAATCAATTCTGGTGCCGACCTTTGACAGCCAGCCAGGCCACCCCGTTCTGATCCCTTGGACGTTGGCGAGTCGTGTAAGTCAACTGGCCATGAACGAGGGATTGAATGCACTCATCAAACGCTCAACTCGTCAACAGATCGCCATGCCACGACATCAGCGTCCGGAAGATATCGACACACCTGCCGACTATCAACGCCTCCAGCCACGTCGCAACCGACACGAATCGTGA
- a CDS encoding DUF1326 domain-containing protein → MGRSALCAVFVWNLMLGWGLTGTNCCRAEPIAGHYLEARTCQVYTGPCFANGEVGMAGKDAVMAWSIDSGELHGADLAGLNVAVVLKASATLGFHGLEDADQIQSMIVVDKEATPQQRAALVHFAKSQTGKAADGVQSVLDAPFTLQLDDSALTAKLKVGELVKLQTRKARPDDCICSNESAYYPPLAKLQGFVPGVTIDGQVKARSLKTRWSIPDSRSSYLGTFLIQ, encoded by the coding sequence ATGGGCCGTTCAGCACTTTGCGCGGTATTCGTGTGGAACTTGATGCTCGGTTGGGGACTGACGGGGACGAATTGTTGTCGAGCCGAACCCATTGCGGGACATTATTTGGAAGCTCGTACCTGCCAAGTTTATACGGGACCTTGTTTTGCCAATGGCGAAGTTGGCATGGCGGGGAAGGATGCTGTGATGGCTTGGAGTATCGACTCGGGGGAACTTCATGGGGCGGATCTCGCCGGTTTGAATGTGGCCGTGGTGCTGAAGGCATCTGCAACCTTGGGATTTCACGGTCTTGAAGATGCCGATCAAATTCAATCCATGATTGTCGTCGATAAGGAAGCCACCCCGCAGCAACGAGCTGCTCTTGTGCATTTTGCGAAATCACAAACGGGCAAAGCAGCGGACGGCGTCCAGAGTGTGCTCGACGCGCCCTTCACGCTGCAACTGGATGACTCCGCTCTGACCGCCAAACTCAAGGTCGGGGAGCTCGTGAAGCTACAAACTCGCAAAGCTCGTCCGGACGACTGTATTTGTTCGAATGAATCGGCTTACTACCCACCGTTGGCTAAATTGCAAGGGTTCGTGCCCGGAGTCACGATTGATGGGCAGGTGAAGGCGCGTAGTTTAAAGACCCGTTGGTCGATTCCCGATTCCCGATCTTCTTATCTTGGTACCTTTTTGATTCAGTAG